Proteins encoded by one window of Natronoarchaeum mannanilyticum:
- a CDS encoding potassium channel family protein, protein MTEWLRRAVGSTVAVALIVVGYATLYQFGMAQYEGEVVGFLHAVQVVVEAVTTAGFGGDAPWESAAMNALVVAMNFTGVVLVFLALPVFLVPLMEDALATDVPTATDETGHVVICGHTSISESLRAELEAIDVPYVFVVEDLDHAQALYTDGWPVVVGDPTATTTLDDVNLSEATSLIANVDDEVNASIVLAARQTAPDGRIVSVVEDVDTREYLEYAGADDVIQPRQVLGESLARKATTSLSAELDDAVELGDDLVVAELRIHQGSDIADKTLSQSGIRERYGLNVIGTWHSGEFQPAPNADRHLDENTILVVAGHRSDLADLKSRTITSELKRRGHIVVVGNGLVGRTAATAIRKTGREVVVVDADPDTNPDVLGDARDRETYHKAGIDDAAAVVLALGDDTASVFASLVVEQVAPNVEVIARANEGDNVAKLYRAGSDYVVSLSSVTGRMLATNLLDEEVLTPESQLELIRAEAPDLVGERLGDTDVRAETGATVVAVERGDDVIADLDPEFSFAPGDVLLVAGDDEAIAAFTDLAGVTARERIAPTPRTVEATTEPAE, encoded by the coding sequence ATGACCGAGTGGCTCCGCCGCGCCGTCGGGTCGACAGTCGCGGTCGCGCTGATCGTCGTCGGGTACGCGACGCTCTACCAGTTTGGCATGGCCCAGTACGAGGGCGAGGTGGTCGGATTCCTCCACGCGGTACAGGTCGTCGTCGAGGCGGTGACGACCGCGGGGTTCGGCGGCGACGCGCCGTGGGAGAGCGCGGCGATGAACGCGCTAGTGGTCGCGATGAACTTCACGGGCGTGGTGCTTGTCTTCCTGGCGCTGCCGGTGTTTCTCGTCCCGCTCATGGAGGACGCGCTCGCGACCGACGTGCCGACCGCGACCGACGAGACCGGACACGTCGTCATCTGCGGCCACACCTCGATCAGCGAGTCGCTCCGCGCCGAACTCGAAGCTATCGACGTCCCCTACGTGTTCGTCGTCGAGGACCTCGACCACGCGCAGGCGCTCTACACCGACGGCTGGCCGGTCGTCGTCGGCGACCCGACGGCGACGACGACGCTCGACGACGTGAACCTCTCGGAGGCGACGTCGCTGATCGCGAACGTCGACGACGAGGTCAACGCCAGCATCGTGCTGGCGGCGCGCCAGACTGCACCCGACGGACGGATCGTCAGCGTCGTCGAGGACGTCGATACCCGCGAATATCTCGAGTACGCCGGCGCGGACGACGTCATCCAGCCCCGGCAGGTGCTCGGCGAGAGCCTCGCGCGGAAAGCGACGACCTCGCTGTCGGCCGAACTCGACGACGCGGTCGAGCTCGGCGACGATCTGGTCGTCGCGGAACTTCGGATCCACCAGGGCAGCGATATCGCGGACAAGACGCTCAGCCAGTCGGGAATCCGCGAGCGCTACGGACTGAACGTGATCGGCACCTGGCACAGCGGCGAGTTCCAACCGGCGCCGAACGCGGATCGGCATCTCGACGAGAACACGATCCTCGTGGTGGCGGGGCATCGCAGCGACCTCGCGGACCTCAAGAGCCGGACGATCACGTCCGAACTGAAACGCCGCGGCCACATCGTCGTCGTCGGGAACGGCCTCGTTGGTCGAACCGCCGCGACCGCGATCCGCAAGACGGGCCGCGAGGTCGTCGTCGTCGACGCCGATCCCGACACCAATCCCGACGTCCTCGGGGACGCGCGAGATCGGGAGACCTACCACAAGGCCGGCATCGACGACGCCGCGGCCGTCGTCCTCGCGCTGGGCGACGACACCGCGTCGGTGTTCGCCTCGCTGGTCGTCGAGCAGGTGGCGCCGAACGTCGAAGTCATCGCGCGTGCGAACGAGGGCGACAACGTCGCGAAGCTGTACCGAGCGGGCTCGGACTACGTGGTGTCGCTTTCGTCGGTCACCGGCCGGATGCTCGCGACGAACCTGCTCGACGAGGAGGTGCTGACGCCGGAGTCGCAACTGGAACTGATCCGCGCGGAAGCGCCCGATCTGGTCGGCGAGCGTCTGGGCGACACCGACGTGCGCGCCGAGACCGGCGCGACGGTCGTCGCGGTCGAGCGCGGCGACGACGTGATAGCGGATCTCGATCCCGAGTTCTCGTTCGCGCCGGGGGACGTGTTGCTCGTCGCCGGGGACGACGAGGCGATCGCGGCGTTCACCGACCTCGCGGGCGTGACCGCGCGGGAACGGATCGCTCCGACGCCCCGAACGGTCGAAGCGACGACCGAGCCGGCGGAGTAA
- a CDS encoding bacterio-opsin activator domain-containing protein: MTDRIHVLHLDDNEQFLDVVATFLEADNDDIDVTSVLDAEAALDRLDGPERIDCVVSDYRMGPTDGVDFLKSVRERDPRLPFILYTGKGSEEVASEAISQGVTDYLQKKHSDQQYDLLANRIRNAVNRARAERHLAERERMLGGLNEGMRSLMRAETRDDIADLAVEIADEALELPWIAVYLLDESAGVLRPSAYVADVEGLRDGPPTFDGGRSLAWDAFVDGEVRRHDDVQSLDTIYADDTDLTGEFTVPLGDHGVLLAGTTGDAALEDATAEFVEILGANARAALDRAEREEQLRERDRELERQNAQLKRLNRINTVIRDIDQALVKASTRAEIEQEVCERLVDIDPYAFAWIGGYNDINETIRPRAKGGDEGQFLANVDLDSTDNPVQRTLQDAESQVVQNIFEDDRIGSWRKEALKCGFRSVATVPLVYDGAVYGVLQIYADRLDTFDEETSGVLSELGETIGYAINAIDRKEALMTDSVVQVEFRVPDADDFLYDLSANTGSNVDLRTILPQSDGSHLIFYSIAEADPDAVLAFAEEAVGVSDARLISERNDTALFECRIASDTIATTVADHGGVPRTVRADPNGGRVVVDLPQDAEVRSFAERITSTYPSVEFVARRERASAARSKQSFREQLDDHLTDRQREVLEAAYFSGYFEWPREKTGEEIAETLGVAPPTFNQHLRAGERKLFEALFEPESLDDEG; the protein is encoded by the coding sequence ATGACGGACAGGATCCACGTACTTCACCTCGACGACAACGAGCAGTTCCTCGACGTGGTCGCGACCTTCCTCGAGGCGGACAACGACGACATCGACGTGACGTCCGTGCTGGACGCCGAGGCGGCCCTCGACCGGCTCGACGGCCCCGAGCGGATCGACTGCGTGGTCAGCGACTACCGCATGGGCCCGACTGACGGCGTCGACTTCCTGAAGTCGGTCCGCGAGCGCGACCCGCGGCTACCCTTCATCCTCTACACCGGGAAGGGCAGCGAGGAGGTCGCCAGCGAGGCGATCTCCCAGGGCGTCACCGACTACCTGCAGAAGAAACACAGCGACCAGCAGTACGACCTCCTGGCCAACCGGATCCGGAACGCGGTGAATCGCGCGCGCGCCGAGCGCCACCTCGCCGAGCGCGAGCGGATGCTCGGCGGGCTCAACGAGGGGATGCGCTCGCTGATGCGCGCCGAGACGCGCGACGACATCGCCGATCTGGCGGTCGAGATCGCCGACGAGGCGCTCGAACTCCCCTGGATCGCCGTGTACCTGCTCGACGAGTCCGCGGGCGTGTTGCGCCCGAGCGCGTACGTCGCCGACGTGGAGGGGCTCCGCGACGGGCCGCCGACGTTCGACGGCGGGCGGAGCCTGGCCTGGGACGCGTTCGTCGACGGCGAGGTGCGGCGCCACGACGACGTCCAGTCGCTCGACACGATCTACGCTGACGACACCGATCTCACCGGCGAGTTCACCGTTCCGCTGGGCGACCACGGCGTCCTGCTGGCGGGGACGACCGGCGACGCCGCGCTGGAAGACGCCACCGCCGAGTTCGTCGAGATCCTGGGCGCGAACGCGCGGGCGGCCCTCGATCGGGCCGAGCGCGAGGAACAGCTCCGCGAGCGCGACCGCGAGCTCGAACGCCAGAACGCGCAGCTCAAGCGTCTCAACCGCATCAACACGGTGATCCGGGATATCGATCAGGCGCTGGTCAAGGCCTCGACTCGCGCCGAGATCGAACAGGAGGTCTGCGAGCGGCTGGTCGACATCGACCCCTACGCATTCGCGTGGATCGGCGGGTACAACGACATCAACGAGACGATCCGACCACGCGCGAAAGGCGGCGACGAGGGCCAGTTCCTCGCGAACGTCGACTTGGACAGCACGGACAACCCCGTTCAGCGGACGCTGCAGGACGCCGAATCCCAGGTCGTCCAGAACATCTTCGAGGACGACCGGATCGGCAGCTGGCGCAAGGAGGCGCTGAAATGCGGCTTCCGGTCGGTCGCGACCGTCCCGCTGGTGTACGACGGCGCGGTGTACGGCGTGTTGCAGATCTACGCCGACCGCTTGGACACGTTCGACGAGGAGACCAGCGGCGTGCTCTCGGAGCTGGGCGAGACGATCGGCTACGCGATCAACGCGATCGACCGGAAGGAGGCGCTGATGACCGACAGCGTCGTGCAGGTCGAGTTCCGCGTCCCCGACGCCGACGACTTCCTGTACGACCTCTCGGCGAACACCGGCAGCAACGTCGACCTCCGGACGATCCTCCCCCAGTCCGACGGCAGCCACCTGATCTTCTACTCGATCGCCGAGGCCGACCCCGACGCCGTGCTCGCGTTCGCCGAGGAGGCCGTCGGCGTCTCGGACGCGCGGCTGATCAGCGAGCGCAACGACACCGCGCTGTTCGAGTGCCGGATCGCCAGCGACACGATCGCGACGACCGTCGCGGACCACGGCGGCGTCCCGCGAACGGTACGAGCGGACCCCAACGGCGGCCGGGTCGTCGTCGACCTGCCCCAAGACGCCGAAGTGCGGTCGTTCGCCGAGCGGATCACCTCGACGTATCCCTCCGTGGAGTTCGTCGCGCGCCGCGAGCGCGCCAGCGCGGCCCGGAGCAAGCAGTCGTTCCGGGAGCAGCTCGACGACCACCTCACCGATCGCCAGCGCGAGGTGCTGGAGGCCGCGTACTTCTCGGGCTACTTCGAGTGGCCCCGCGAGAAAACCGGCGAGGAGATCGCCGAGACGCTCGGCGTCGCGCCGCCGACGTTCAACCAGCACCTCCGGGCCGGCGAGCGGAAGCTGTTCGAGGCGCTCTTTGAACCCGAGTCGCTCGACGACGAGGGGTAA